A window of Cryptomeria japonica chromosome 3, Sugi_1.0, whole genome shotgun sequence contains these coding sequences:
- the LOC131069558 gene encoding LRR receptor-like serine/threonine-protein kinase ERL2, whose translation MAPLFFSLPLMMLSISIFSISALPHFLSNQHQQQQLLLRFKDALSNNSTTSLLDWTPHLPLCKWAGLTCDPSSYSLLALNLSYMNLKGTISPVLGNLSSLRSLDLSNNALTGHIPPQLGQLSSLRYLDLCNNVLTGHIPPELGQLSRMHKLRLSNNQLHGTIPPSLFTCRNLYYLTLSYNQLHGSIPPELSRLASLKYLYLGINNLTGTIPRSLGNLSALVELGLPENNIAGTIPPELGMLTHLQVLYLYKNNLSGTIPPSLGNLSKLTDLELSENYLRGTIPPELGMLTHLQFLYLNTNKISGTIPSSLGNLLKLTDLSLSQNDLKSSIPPELGMLTQLQCFYLSANNLSGTIPSSLGNLSKLTILDLAANHLQGPIPPELGKLTELLLLHLFMNNLSGRIPSSLSNLSKLNDLDLSVNNLSGHIPLKFGTKLSNLYALVLFRNQLSGKIPNSLGGLRQLRYLYLHNNKLTGEVPVSLEACPMLEKLYLSYNNLWGRIPR comes from the coding sequence ATGGCTCCTCTTTTCTTCTCCTTGCCATTGATGATGCTTTCCATTTCTATCTTTTCAATCTCCGCTCTTCCTCACTTTCTCAGTAATCAGCACCAACAACAGCAATTGCTCTTGCGATTCAAAGATGCCCTTTCCAACAATAGCACTACTTCTTTGCTAGATTGGACTCCCCATCTACCCCTCTGCAAGTGGGCTGGTCTTACCTGCGATCCCTCGTCTTACTCTCTCCTTGCCCTGAATTTATCATATATGAATTTAAAGGGCACTATCTCTCCAGTCCTAGGGAATCTCTCCTCTCTTCGATCGCTCGATCTATCCAACAATGCCCTCACTGGTCACATTCCACCTCAACTAGGCCAGCTATCCTCTCTTCGATACCTAGATCTCTGCAACAATGTCCTGACTGGTCACATTCCACCTGAACTCGGCCAACTTTCCCGTATGCACAAACTCAGGCTGAGCAACAATCAATTACATGGAACGATTCCCCCGTCTCTCTTCACTTGCCGCAATTTGTATTACCTGACACTCTCTTATAACCAACTGCATGGCAGCATTCCGCCTGAGCTGAGTCGCCTTGCAAGCCTGAAGTATCTTTATTTAGGAATAAACAATCTCACAGGTACCATTCCACGTTCTTTAGGGAATCTGTCCGCCTTAGTTGAATTGGGGTTGCCAGAAAATAATATTGCTGGTACTATTCCCCCTGAATTGGGCATGCTCACTCACCTGCAGGTTCTTTATCTTTATAAGAATAATTTATCAGGCACCATTCCCCCGTCTTtaggaaatctctcaaaattgacAGATTTAGAATTGTCCGAAAATTATCTCAGAGGAACCATTCCCCCTGAGTTGGGCATGCTCACTCACCTGCAGTTTCTTTACCTTAATACAAATAAAATATCAGGCACCATTCCCAGCTCGTTAGGAAATCTCTTAAAATTGACTGATTTATCCTTATCACAGAATGATCTCAAAAGTAGCATTCCCCCTGAATTAGGCATGCTCACTCAGCTTCAATGTTTTTATCTTTCCGCGAATAACTTATCAGGAACCATCCCCAGCTCTTTAGGAAACCTCTCCAAATTGACTATTTTAGACTTGGCAGCAAACCATCTCCAAGGCCCCATTCCTCCTGAATTGGGCAAGCTTACTGAGCTTCTGTTGCTTCACCTTTTTATGAATAACTTATCAGGCAGAATTCCCTCCTCGTTATCAAATCTCTCAAAGTTGAATGATTTAGATTTATCAGTAAACAATCTTAGTGGACATATTCCATTGAAATTTGGTACGAAGCTCTCCAATTTGTATGCCCTTGTTTTATTTCGAAATCAACTGAGCGGAAAAATACCAAATTCTCTTGGTGGCCTCCGGCAACTAAGATATCTTTATCTTCACAACAACAAATTAACAGGGGAGGTCCCAGTTAGTTTGGAGGCATGTCCGATGTTGGAGAAGCTTTACTTATCTTACAATAATCTATGGGGAAGGATACCTCGTTAG